From Halobacterium sp. R2-5, the proteins below share one genomic window:
- a CDS encoding RNA-protein complex protein Nop10, with protein MKSDIRVCSAWRERHDRPVYTLSAECPDCGADAVNSAPAPFDPEDPHGRYRRALKERSRP; from the coding sequence ATGAAGTCAGACATCCGGGTGTGTTCGGCGTGGCGCGAGCGCCACGACCGCCCGGTGTACACGCTTTCTGCGGAGTGTCCCGACTGCGGAGCCGACGCCGTCAACAGCGCGCCGGCGCCGTTCGACCCCGAGGACCCCCACGGGCGGTACCGACGCGCTCTTAAGGAGCGCAGCCGCCCCTAG
- a CDS encoding proteasome assembly chaperone family protein yields the protein MDEIDIAWESEPELDDPVFVEGLPGVGHVGKLVAEHVVEEADSELVARVHSEHFPPQVTVGDDSVAALAHAEIHAVDTEGRDLLVLTGNHQAQDNVGHYRVSEAFLDVAEDFGASELYALGGVPTGELVEEHDVIGAVSEDDLKDRLEEAGVEFRSEEPAGGIVGSSGLLLGLGGRRGFDAACLMGETSGYLVDPKAAKAVLAVLEDLLGFDLDEEALDDRADEMEEVVSRLREMEESPSPGGEEDLRYIG from the coding sequence ATGGACGAAATCGACATCGCGTGGGAGTCAGAGCCGGAGCTGGACGACCCCGTGTTCGTCGAGGGTCTGCCCGGCGTCGGGCACGTCGGGAAGCTCGTCGCCGAGCACGTCGTCGAGGAGGCCGACAGCGAACTCGTCGCGCGCGTGCACAGCGAGCACTTCCCGCCGCAGGTCACCGTGGGCGACGACAGCGTCGCGGCGCTCGCGCACGCCGAGATTCACGCCGTCGACACGGAGGGCCGGGACCTGCTCGTGCTCACCGGGAACCACCAGGCCCAGGACAACGTCGGCCACTACCGCGTCAGCGAGGCGTTCCTCGACGTCGCGGAGGACTTCGGCGCGAGCGAGCTGTACGCACTCGGCGGCGTTCCCACGGGGGAGCTCGTCGAGGAACACGACGTCATCGGCGCCGTCTCCGAGGACGACCTCAAGGACCGCCTCGAAGAAGCGGGCGTGGAGTTCCGCAGCGAGGAGCCCGCGGGCGGCATCGTCGGCTCCAGCGGCCTCCTGCTCGGCCTCGGCGGCCGCCGCGGGTTCGACGCGGCGTGCCTGATGGGCGAGACGTCGGGCTACCTCGTCGACCCGAAGGCCGCGAAGGCCGTGCTCGCCGTCCTGGAGGACCTGCTCGGCTTCGACCTCGACGAGGAGGCCCTCGACGACCGCGCCGACGAGATGGAGGAGGTCGTCAGCCGCCTCCGCGAGATGGAGGAGAGCCCGAGCCCCGGCGGCGAGGAAGACCTCCGGTACATCGGCTGA
- a CDS encoding plastocyanin/azurin family copper-binding protein codes for MSRNHDEPTGDADRTLGDWTRRTVLKLTGGGVALGAFAGGNALAQQDDGEGDGGGSSSGEESQEDGTDDSALVDDLVDPTWGYPLAADETDSVGVEYVVEMVTEEGDGAHENFPADPSSGDSAPFEFYFDPVGVRLDPGTVVKFVSTAGEHTATAFHEKYTNPVLSVPTRIPDDVPGFTSPPIVGGEAWLYQFETRGVYDVLCLPHLGLGMVMRAVVFDPEEDDAEDDAFAAPDAGDLPPNVQQVFDAPELDPANIVDEGSVAWADLTLGGE; via the coding sequence ATGTCCCGAAACCACGACGAACCCACTGGCGACGCGGACCGGACGCTCGGAGACTGGACACGTCGAACAGTACTCAAACTCACCGGCGGCGGCGTCGCGCTCGGCGCGTTCGCCGGCGGCAACGCCCTCGCCCAGCAAGACGACGGCGAGGGAGACGGTGGCGGTTCGAGCAGCGGCGAAGAGAGTCAAGAGGACGGAACCGACGACAGCGCGCTCGTCGACGACCTCGTCGACCCGACGTGGGGGTACCCGCTCGCGGCCGACGAAACCGACAGCGTCGGTGTCGAGTACGTCGTCGAGATGGTCACCGAAGAGGGGGACGGCGCGCACGAGAACTTCCCGGCCGACCCGTCGAGCGGCGACTCGGCCCCGTTTGAGTTCTACTTCGACCCCGTCGGCGTCCGACTCGACCCGGGGACGGTCGTCAAGTTCGTCTCGACGGCGGGCGAGCACACCGCGACGGCGTTCCACGAGAAGTACACCAACCCCGTGTTGTCGGTCCCGACGCGGATTCCCGACGACGTCCCCGGGTTCACGTCTCCGCCAATCGTGGGCGGCGAAGCGTGGCTCTACCAGTTCGAGACGAGGGGCGTCTACGACGTCCTCTGTCTCCCGCACCTCGGACTGGGGATGGTGATGCGGGCCGTCGTCTTCGACCCCGAGGAGGACGACGCCGAGGACGACGCGTTCGCCGCGCCGGACGCCGGGGACCTCCCGCCGAACGTCCAGCAGGTGTTCGACGCGCCCGAACTCGATCCGGCGAACATCGTGGACGAGGGGTCGGTCGCGTGGGCGGACCTCACGCTGGGGGGCGAGTAG
- a CDS encoding metallophosphoesterase: MSDTPSWLTFGERAAYLPEADALVLADVHVGRDAASQVELPLGERADLLERLDALLAQFEPSTVAVAGDLLHVRGSVPDGVQETVEAIEAAVADAGADLRVVRGNHDTMADAVGVDAEECAELADGTVVWHGHDDPPVDGARYVVGHEHPAVEIEGTRHPCFLYGPRQHEGRDVVVLPAFTRLAAGTLVNGLERNDSLSSMLADPDGFRPVVVSEGETLAFPALGELRGLL, encoded by the coding sequence GTGAGCGACACTCCGTCGTGGCTGACGTTCGGCGAGCGCGCCGCGTACCTGCCGGAGGCGGACGCGCTCGTGCTCGCGGACGTCCACGTCGGCCGGGACGCCGCTTCACAGGTCGAGCTCCCGCTGGGGGAGCGCGCGGACCTCCTCGAACGGCTCGACGCCCTCCTCGCCCAGTTCGAGCCGTCGACGGTCGCCGTCGCGGGCGACCTCCTGCACGTCCGCGGGAGCGTTCCGGACGGCGTCCAGGAGACAGTGGAGGCAATCGAGGCGGCCGTGGCCGACGCGGGCGCCGACCTCCGCGTCGTGCGCGGGAACCACGACACGATGGCAGACGCGGTCGGCGTCGACGCCGAGGAGTGCGCCGAACTCGCGGACGGCACGGTCGTCTGGCACGGCCACGACGACCCGCCCGTGGACGGCGCGCGCTACGTCGTGGGCCACGAGCACCCCGCGGTCGAAATCGAGGGCACCCGCCACCCGTGTTTCCTCTACGGCCCGCGCCAGCACGAGGGCCGCGACGTGGTCGTGCTGCCCGCGTTCACGCGGCTCGCGGCGGGCACGCTCGTGAACGGCCTGGAGCGCAACGACTCGCTGTCCTCGATGCTCGCGGACCCGGACGGCTTCCGGCCCGTGGTCGTCAGCGAGGGGGAGACGCTGGCGTTCCCCGCGCTCGGCGAGCTCCGCGGCCTACTGTAG
- a CDS encoding NAD(P)/FAD-dependent oxidoreductase yields MTDSRVVVVGGGLAGLTAGRRLAAEGFDVTLFERREDVGGRVRSRRSDGYVFDRGFQVLFTAYPAAKRELDFDALDLRAFSPGATICRGDRRSVLADPLREPTALAESVLNTEVSTTDKLRTLRLRADLKAKSVDEIFAEPDATIEQHLYARGFSERYVERFVRPFYGGITLDTGLDTSKRVFEFTFKMLSEGKTVVPADGMGTITRQLADRAVRQDARVVTETPVERVEPGDGSVSVQIPGETVEAGAVVVAADPKSSRELTDVEAVPTEGRGCVTQYFAVPAGHPLADSDRIHLNAGGEVPTTVAPLSGVAPEYAPEGRALVAATTVGHESAGDDVRPESDGDLQTRTREALAAWYPAASLGDFELLRTDRLSFAQFAQPPGVHERLPDVRDPDGAVYLAGDYTHDSSINGALESGKAAADAVAADLQ; encoded by the coding sequence ATGACCGACTCCCGGGTGGTGGTCGTCGGCGGCGGGCTCGCGGGCCTCACAGCTGGGCGGAGGCTCGCCGCCGAGGGTTTCGACGTGACGCTGTTCGAGCGGCGCGAGGACGTCGGCGGGCGCGTGCGCTCGCGGCGCAGCGACGGCTACGTCTTCGACCGCGGGTTCCAGGTGCTGTTCACGGCCTACCCCGCGGCGAAGCGCGAACTCGACTTCGACGCGCTCGACCTGCGGGCGTTCTCCCCGGGCGCGACGATCTGTCGCGGCGACCGGCGCTCCGTGCTCGCGGACCCGCTGCGAGAGCCGACCGCGCTCGCGGAGTCCGTGCTCAACACGGAGGTCTCGACGACGGACAAGCTCCGCACGCTCCGCCTGCGCGCGGACCTCAAGGCGAAGTCCGTCGACGAGATCTTCGCCGAACCGGATGCGACTATCGAGCAGCACCTGTACGCGCGCGGGTTCTCCGAGCGCTACGTCGAGCGATTCGTCCGCCCGTTCTACGGCGGCATCACGCTCGACACCGGACTCGACACCTCCAAGCGCGTCTTCGAGTTCACGTTCAAGATGCTCTCCGAGGGGAAGACCGTCGTCCCCGCCGACGGGATGGGAACTATCACGCGCCAGCTCGCCGACCGCGCGGTCCGGCAGGACGCGCGCGTCGTCACCGAGACGCCAGTCGAACGCGTCGAGCCCGGGGACGGCTCCGTGTCGGTGCAGATTCCCGGCGAGACGGTCGAGGCTGGCGCCGTCGTGGTCGCCGCCGACCCGAAGTCGAGCCGGGAGCTCACGGACGTCGAGGCGGTTCCGACCGAGGGCCGCGGCTGCGTCACCCAGTACTTCGCGGTGCCGGCGGGCCACCCGCTCGCGGACAGCGACCGCATCCACCTGAACGCGGGCGGGGAGGTGCCGACGACGGTCGCGCCGCTATCCGGCGTCGCGCCCGAGTACGCGCCCGAGGGCCGTGCGCTCGTCGCCGCGACCACGGTCGGCCACGAGAGCGCCGGCGACGACGTGCGTCCGGAGTCCGACGGCGACCTCCAGACGCGAACGCGGGAGGCGCTCGCGGCGTGGTACCCGGCCGCGTCGCTCGGGGACTTCGAGTTGCTCCGTACTGACCGCCTCTCGTTCGCGCAGTTCGCCCAGCCGCCGGGCGTCCACGAGCGCCTGCCGGACGTCCGCGACCCGGACGGCGCCGTCTACCTCGCCGGCGACTACACCCACGACTCCTCCATCAACGGCGCGCTGGAGAGCGGCAAAGCGGCGGCGGACGCGGTCGCCGCGGACCTACAGTAG
- a CDS encoding threonine synthase, with translation METTPAFEGLRCVDCEETFDPEEATHRCPDCGGILDPTYDYDSLDVTRETFESRPFDSMWRYEELLPFARDSAVSMGEGATALVECPTLADEMGVGAVYLKDEGRNPTGTFKDRGQTVAMTAAAQHGASDVALASAGNAGQSAAAYAGRAGIDSHVFLPSRAGFTNKAMVNVHGGDMTVVEGRIGDAGAAYDDAMDEHDDWYSVKTFVTPYRHEGKKTMYYETVEQLDWEVPDHVVYPTGGGVGLVGMHKAAEELRDLGLTDETPAMYAAQAEGCAPIVRAFQEGRDVHEPWDTPDTICGGIEIPDPGASPWILDALRESDGGAVATSDEEILDAATTVAAHEGLEMGATCAAAASGASALADDGAFGEDDTVVLLNTGTANKDADVLRSHLMSKGI, from the coding sequence ATGGAGACGACGCCGGCCTTCGAGGGGCTTCGGTGCGTAGACTGCGAGGAGACGTTCGACCCGGAGGAAGCGACCCACCGCTGTCCGGACTGCGGCGGTATCCTCGATCCGACGTACGACTACGATAGCCTCGACGTCACCCGGGAGACGTTCGAGTCGCGGCCCTTCGACTCGATGTGGCGCTACGAGGAGCTGCTGCCGTTCGCGCGGGACTCGGCCGTGTCGATGGGCGAGGGCGCGACCGCGCTCGTCGAGTGCCCGACGCTGGCCGACGAGATGGGCGTCGGCGCGGTCTACCTCAAGGACGAGGGACGCAACCCGACGGGGACGTTCAAGGACCGCGGGCAGACGGTCGCGATGACCGCAGCCGCCCAGCACGGCGCCAGCGACGTTGCGCTCGCGTCCGCGGGCAACGCCGGGCAGTCGGCGGCCGCGTACGCGGGCCGCGCGGGCATCGACTCTCACGTCTTCCTGCCGTCCCGCGCGGGGTTCACGAACAAGGCGATGGTGAACGTCCACGGCGGCGACATGACGGTCGTCGAGGGCCGCATCGGCGACGCGGGCGCCGCCTACGACGACGCGATGGACGAGCACGACGACTGGTACTCGGTGAAGACGTTCGTGACGCCGTACCGCCACGAGGGCAAGAAGACGATGTACTACGAGACGGTCGAACAGCTCGACTGGGAGGTCCCGGACCACGTCGTCTACCCGACCGGCGGCGGCGTCGGCCTCGTCGGGATGCACAAGGCCGCCGAGGAGCTCCGCGACCTCGGGCTGACCGACGAGACTCCCGCGATGTACGCCGCGCAGGCGGAGGGCTGCGCGCCGATCGTCCGCGCGTTCCAGGAGGGCCGGGACGTCCACGAGCCGTGGGACACGCCGGACACTATCTGTGGCGGCATCGAGATTCCCGACCCGGGCGCGAGCCCGTGGATTCTGGACGCGCTCCGCGAGAGCGACGGCGGCGCGGTCGCGACCAGCGACGAGGAGATTCTGGACGCCGCGACGACGGTCGCGGCTCACGAGGGCCTGGAGATGGGCGCGACGTGCGCGGCCGCGGCCTCGGGCGCGTCCGCGCTCGCCGACGACGGCGCGTTCGGCGAGGACGACACCGTCGTCCTGCTGAACACGGGCACCGCGAACAAGGACGCCGACGTGCTCCGCTCGCACCTCATGAGCAAGGGCATCTGA
- a CDS encoding TRAP transporter permease — MSTNNPDGGDDAELSREEADELIDEIERRRSLKGLAALAVSAIGILFSVFQLFLAAQGFYITIPLPALGSISLPVLGNVPIPVLDSVEVGLQLLQANAVHVAFALVLTFLMFPASMGDGRISSRLGSGMDAATSRLGRSNPASRALDGVRGAARWAFVDPDRSRVTPFDVVCMGFAVLTALYFLTEFSEIQDMRVFGLESGRPVTGVYPFLEPVLGGVPFISEYSYAMLLGAIGILLVLEATRRTLGLPLMIIVATFIVYARWGYLISGDTPFLGLLAIPQLTWPDIVQNLWYNTENGVFGIPVTVSVSFIYIFILFGSFLEMSGAGQWFIDLAYAATGKRKGGPAKASILASGFMGTISGSSIANTVTTGAFTIPLMKRSGYSPEFSGAVESSASSGGQILPPVMGAAAFLMVQYTATPFREIIILATVPAIVFFFGVWVMVHLKAVQEGIGGVEDLETATMREHLKRGWFYLVPIFLLLYYLIIERLSVSRSAWFTLVALVALITFIAAYSKQTRAFLFGSLAVIAGADLLSFVVAGVPVTGFLGGAGGAGVPLEEAAAIVGPRVGWYAMLAGAVTMLYHADVQSSLLDLNPTVQNAAESAGERTDRDLGENQLFRIGTFVVKSMDEGARTAVPVVIAVAAAGIIPGVISVSGLGPNLTSLLLALSGGSIVVMLLVTAVASIILGMGMPTTVTYIILISMLATPLVEFGIPLLAAHLFILYFGVIADITPPVAVAAYAASGVAKSDPFETGVKAFSLSLNKAIVPFAFVLAPGIVLLREKANAADLPIREQYRVVNFADLTELSYSVPEILVPIAGVFLGVVALGATVIGTLYTDVDRLERAGFALSSLLLMAPALLSTSVFDVLGLVGVTVSVDALLLDLTLRGVGLLLFVALTLKNRRELGSAERTPEAAST, encoded by the coding sequence ATGAGCACGAACAACCCAGACGGCGGTGACGACGCGGAGCTTTCCAGAGAAGAAGCCGACGAGCTCATCGACGAGATCGAACGCCGACGGTCGCTGAAGGGGCTCGCCGCCCTCGCCGTCTCGGCGATCGGGATTCTCTTCTCTGTGTTTCAGCTGTTCCTGGCGGCACAGGGCTTCTACATCACAATCCCGCTCCCGGCGCTGGGCAGCATCTCGCTCCCGGTACTCGGCAACGTTCCCATCCCGGTCCTCGACAGCGTCGAGGTGGGGCTACAGCTCCTGCAGGCGAACGCGGTCCACGTCGCGTTCGCGCTGGTGCTCACGTTCCTGATGTTCCCCGCGTCGATGGGCGACGGGCGCATCTCCAGTCGCCTGGGCTCCGGAATGGACGCTGCGACGTCGCGGCTGGGCCGATCGAACCCGGCGTCACGGGCGCTCGACGGAGTCCGTGGCGCCGCTCGCTGGGCGTTCGTCGATCCCGACCGAAGTCGTGTCACGCCCTTCGACGTGGTCTGTATGGGCTTCGCGGTGCTCACCGCGCTGTACTTCCTCACGGAGTTCTCGGAGATACAGGACATGCGCGTGTTCGGGCTCGAGTCCGGCCGCCCGGTCACGGGCGTGTACCCGTTCCTCGAACCGGTCCTCGGCGGCGTCCCCTTCATCAGTGAGTACTCGTACGCGATGCTGCTCGGGGCGATCGGCATCCTCCTGGTCCTCGAAGCCACTCGCCGGACGCTCGGCCTGCCGCTGATGATCATCGTCGCGACGTTCATCGTGTACGCCCGCTGGGGATACCTCATCAGCGGCGACACGCCGTTCCTCGGCCTCCTGGCGATCCCCCAGCTGACCTGGCCGGACATCGTGCAGAACCTCTGGTACAACACGGAGAACGGCGTCTTCGGGATTCCGGTGACGGTCTCCGTGAGCTTCATCTACATCTTCATCCTGTTCGGCTCGTTCCTGGAGATGAGCGGCGCCGGCCAGTGGTTCATCGACCTCGCGTACGCCGCGACCGGCAAGCGCAAGGGCGGGCCCGCGAAGGCGAGCATCCTCGCGAGCGGCTTCATGGGCACGATTTCGGGGTCGTCGATCGCGAACACAGTCACTACCGGCGCGTTCACCATCCCGCTGATGAAACGCTCCGGGTACTCGCCGGAGTTCTCCGGCGCCGTCGAGTCTTCGGCGTCCTCCGGCGGCCAGATTCTCCCGCCCGTGATGGGCGCGGCGGCGTTCCTGATGGTCCAGTACACCGCGACGCCGTTCCGCGAGATCATCATCCTCGCGACCGTCCCGGCGATCGTGTTCTTCTTCGGGGTCTGGGTGATGGTCCACCTGAAAGCCGTCCAGGAGGGCATCGGCGGCGTCGAGGACCTCGAAACCGCGACCATGCGCGAGCACCTGAAGCGCGGCTGGTTCTACCTCGTCCCGATCTTCCTGCTGCTGTACTACCTCATCATCGAGCGGCTCTCCGTGTCCCGCTCGGCGTGGTTCACGCTCGTCGCGCTCGTCGCCCTCATCACGTTCATCGCGGCCTACAGCAAGCAGACGCGTGCCTTCCTGTTCGGGTCGCTGGCCGTCATCGCCGGCGCCGACCTCCTGAGTTTCGTCGTCGCCGGTGTTCCGGTCACGGGCTTCCTCGGCGGTGCCGGCGGTGCGGGCGTCCCCCTCGAGGAGGCGGCCGCAATCGTCGGCCCGCGCGTCGGCTGGTACGCGATGCTCGCCGGCGCCGTGACGATGCTGTACCACGCGGACGTGCAGTCGTCGTTGCTCGACCTGAACCCGACCGTACAGAACGCAGCCGAATCGGCCGGCGAGCGCACTGACCGCGACCTCGGCGAGAATCAGCTGTTCCGAATCGGCACCTTCGTCGTCAAGTCGATGGACGAGGGCGCGCGGACGGCCGTCCCGGTCGTCATCGCGGTCGCCGCCGCCGGCATCATCCCGGGCGTCATCAGCGTCTCCGGCCTCGGACCGAACCTCACGTCGCTGCTGCTCGCGCTCTCCGGCGGCTCGATCGTGGTGATGTTACTCGTCACCGCCGTCGCGAGCATCATCCTCGGGATGGGGATGCCGACGACGGTGACGTACATCATCCTCATCTCGATGCTCGCGACGCCGCTCGTGGAGTTCGGTATCCCGCTGCTGGCCGCACACCTGTTCATCCTCTACTTCGGCGTCATCGCCGACATCACGCCGCCGGTGGCCGTCGCAGCCTACGCCGCGAGCGGCGTCGCGAAGTCCGACCCGTTCGAGACCGGGGTGAAGGCGTTCTCGCTGTCGCTGAACAAGGCAATCGTCCCCTTCGCCTTCGTGCTCGCGCCCGGCATCGTCCTCCTCAGGGAGAAGGCGAACGCCGCCGACTTGCCGATTCGGGAGCAGTACCGCGTGGTCAACTTCGCCGACCTCACGGAGCTGTCGTACTCCGTGCCCGAGATTCTGGTGCCGATCGCCGGCGTCTTCCTCGGCGTCGTCGCCCTCGGTGCGACCGTCATCGGCACGCTGTACACGGACGTCGACCGGCTCGAGCGGGCGGGCTTCGCGCTCAGCTCGCTCCTCCTCATGGCGCCCGCCCTCCTCTCGACGTCGGTCTTCGACGTGCTCGGCCTCGTCGGCGTCACGGTGTCGGTCGACGCGCTACTGCTGGACCTGACGCTCCGGGGCGTCGGCCTCCTGCTGTTCGTCGCGCTCACGCTGAAGAACAGGCGAGAGCTGGGTTCGGCGGAGCGGACGCCCGAAGCGGCGTCGACCTGA
- a CDS encoding DUF1850 domain-containing protein, with protein MVAVVAVLVALLVALAGVAAGVSTGQVLVVEDVDTGERYVTEPVETGSTVELRYMHSVEKTPVNDVYRVDGGTLANTRMEFESYGWGLPSRVNVTNVNGTFVYDPPEPIMTLESLSVSPGRIANHTLIVDDRRIDLVSKTNASDVRIHVERRTLTDVLL; from the coding sequence GTGGTCGCGGTCGTCGCCGTACTCGTCGCGCTACTGGTCGCACTCGCCGGCGTAGCAGCAGGTGTCTCGACCGGCCAAGTGCTCGTCGTCGAGGACGTCGACACGGGCGAGCGGTACGTCACGGAGCCCGTCGAGACCGGCAGCACCGTCGAACTACGGTACATGCACAGCGTCGAGAAGACGCCAGTCAACGACGTGTATCGCGTCGACGGTGGGACGCTCGCCAACACGCGAATGGAGTTCGAATCCTACGGCTGGGGGCTCCCGTCACGGGTCAACGTCACGAACGTCAACGGAACGTTCGTCTACGACCCGCCGGAACCGATCATGACCCTCGAGTCGCTGTCGGTCTCGCCCGGCCGGATCGCGAACCACACGTTGATCGTCGACGACCGACGGATTGACCTGGTGTCGAAGACGAACGCGAGTGACGTGCGCATTCACGTCGAACGACGGACGCTAACTGATGTACTCCTATGA